The Streptomyces camelliae genome window below encodes:
- a CDS encoding M56 family metallopeptidase, whose product MKFDVYGPLVLSPLPVLVCPVLARRVAPALAARVLASAAVVTALATTWSLVLLAAALLGDTPPVIREARENGHRVMDPVPEAIGLGACLVLLVVAVRVHRAVRAERSTRRALRRLCAGQPDGTELIVAASEVPQAFAIPGRPGRILVTSAMLSALAPAERRVLLAHERAHLVHRHGALVTAVTLAAAANPLLRPVRTAVAFLVERWADEQAATTVGDRRVTALALARAALTAGRTRAACALGFTDRAVTRRIAALQTTPPPRLWPAAAAVLALATLPALLAADATGDLLGLLSGTLN is encoded by the coding sequence ATGAAGTTCGACGTGTACGGCCCGCTGGTGCTGTCGCCGCTGCCGGTGCTGGTCTGCCCGGTGCTCGCCCGCCGGGTCGCCCCGGCGCTCGCCGCGCGCGTGCTGGCGTCGGCCGCCGTGGTGACGGCGCTGGCCACCACCTGGTCGCTGGTGCTGCTGGCCGCCGCGCTGCTCGGGGACACGCCGCCGGTGATCCGGGAGGCCCGCGAGAACGGGCACCGGGTGATGGATCCGGTGCCGGAGGCGATCGGGCTCGGCGCGTGTCTGGTGCTGCTGGTGGTCGCCGTACGGGTGCACCGGGCCGTGCGGGCCGAGCGGTCCACGCGGCGGGCGCTGCGCCGGCTGTGCGCGGGGCAGCCGGACGGCACCGAGCTGATCGTCGCCGCCTCCGAGGTGCCGCAGGCGTTCGCGATCCCGGGCCGGCCGGGCCGCATCCTGGTCACCTCGGCGATGCTGAGCGCACTGGCGCCGGCCGAACGGCGAGTGCTGCTCGCGCACGAGCGCGCGCACCTCGTCCACCGGCACGGGGCGCTGGTCACGGCGGTGACGCTGGCCGCGGCGGCCAATCCGCTGCTGCGACCGGTGCGTACGGCCGTGGCCTTCCTCGTGGAGCGCTGGGCGGACGAGCAGGCGGCGACCACGGTCGGCGACCGCCGCGTCACCGCCCTCGCCCTGGCCCGGGCCGCCCTCACGGCGGGCCGCACCCGCGCCGCCTGCGCCCTCGGCTTCACCGACCGGGCCGTCACCCGCCGCATCGCGGCCCTCCAGACGACGCCGCCGCCCCGGCTGTGGCCCGCCGCGGCGGCCGTCCTCGCCCTGGCCACCCTGCCCGCCCTGCTCGCGGCCGACGCGACGGGCGACCTGCTGGGCCTGCTGTCCGGCACCCTGAACTGA
- a CDS encoding BlaI/MecI/CopY family transcriptional regulator, translating into MAGTESRGRAERRSAGELESEVLAALWATERPLTPAEIQAEVDGALAYNTVHTILKRLYDKGLVLRDADGRRGAYRPAKNAAELTAEAMHEALDRGPDPIAALQQFVTGLSPEEERALRELLAGGGA; encoded by the coding sequence ATGGCTGGCACAGAGTCCCGCGGCAGGGCGGAGCGGAGAAGCGCCGGGGAGCTGGAGAGCGAGGTGCTGGCCGCACTGTGGGCCACCGAGCGGCCGCTGACCCCGGCGGAGATCCAGGCCGAGGTGGACGGGGCGCTCGCCTACAACACGGTGCACACGATCCTCAAACGCCTGTACGACAAGGGACTGGTGCTGCGAGACGCTGACGGCCGGCGCGGTGCGTACCGGCCGGCGAAGAACGCGGCCGAGCTGACCGCCGAGGCGATGCACGAGGCCCTGGACCGGGGCCCGGACCCGATCGCCGCACTGCAGCAGTTCGTCACCGGGCTGAGCCCCGAGGAGGAGCGGGCGCTGCGCGAACTGCTTGCCGGAGGCGGCGCATGA
- a CDS encoding CBS domain-containing protein — protein MHAGATCIQESETLGDAARRIKELDVGALPICGEDDRLHGIITDRDIVVKCLAKGKDPRSMTAGQLEQGKPVTIDADADSDRVLQVMEEHRIRRLPVIENHRLVGMIGEVDPACRLPEEQVGHFVEAVCVTT, from the coding sequence ATGCACGCCGGCGCCACCTGCATCCAGGAGAGCGAGACACTGGGGGACGCAGCGCGCAGGATCAAGGAGCTGGACGTTGGAGCCCTGCCGATCTGCGGGGAGGACGACCGCCTGCACGGGATCATCACCGACCGTGACATCGTGGTGAAGTGCCTCGCCAAGGGGAAGGACCCACGGTCCATGACCGCAGGGCAGCTGGAGCAGGGCAAGCCGGTCACGATCGACGCGGACGCCGACAGTGACCGTGTCCTTCAGGTCATGGAGGAGCACAGGATCCGGCGGCTGCCGGTCATCGAAAACCACCGCCTCGTAGGCATGATCGGCGAGGTCGACCCCGCATGCCGCCTGCCGGAGGAACAGGTTGGTCACTTCGTCGAGGCCGTCTGCGTGACTACCTGA
- a CDS encoding DUF1918 domain-containing protein, whose product MKAHEGDVLRFTGRAVGSPEHHATVLTVLGQNGEPPYRVRYEDGHETEIFPGPGCVIETRPAHEAPFGQPHRETQ is encoded by the coding sequence ATGAAGGCGCATGAAGGTGACGTGCTGCGGTTCACCGGCAGGGCCGTGGGATCCCCCGAACACCACGCCACCGTCTTGACAGTGCTTGGCCAGAACGGCGAACCGCCCTACCGGGTGCGCTACGAAGACGGTCACGAGACAGAGATCTTTCCCGGTCCCGGATGCGTGATCGAGACCCGTCCGGCACACGAAGCCCCGTTCGGGCAGCCGCACCGGGAGACGCAGTGA
- a CDS encoding alpha/beta hydrolase family protein: MRIQSLLHLLVTRAGRVPRRRRAGRLCAAVFAAALTAVGGSCAFSHQGDITGTVDTSDRRMPPGVTMVGHTYQVPDPLPAAVPGSLIASTDHGPDARLEGARRWTVLYHSTNARGADIPVSGTVLLPPGAAPRGGWPVVSWAHGTTGVADACAPSQSANLGADAFAQELRAFLRAGYAVAASDYPGLGTPAVHTYLVGADEGNAVADIVTAAGRLVPGLSPVWFAVGHSQGGQAALFAAHARRPTATQRLGAVVAVAPASHLEAMLAGVKTSHVPSELSFAFYSLAGLAAIDPSVNLRSLLGPAAAATASHVLADCVTDSDPVLNGLATERMLPLSAEQMRQMGERMGAYGDPDRSAVPVPALVIQGRADQDVPPAWTDAVVAHLRRLGSSAVLYRTYPGAGHNQVLGQSVCDVLAYLHAHGGARSDACTTSRTAAR; the protein is encoded by the coding sequence GTGCGGATCCAGAGCCTGCTCCACCTCCTGGTGACTCGTGCCGGCAGAGTGCCGCGCCGCCGCCGGGCGGGCCGCCTGTGCGCCGCCGTGTTCGCCGCCGCGCTCACCGCGGTGGGAGGCAGCTGTGCCTTCTCACACCAGGGGGACATCACCGGGACGGTTGACACCTCGGACCGGCGCATGCCGCCGGGAGTGACCATGGTGGGCCACACCTACCAGGTGCCCGATCCGCTGCCGGCCGCAGTGCCGGGCTCACTGATCGCCTCGACGGACCACGGCCCCGATGCGCGACTGGAGGGCGCGCGGCGCTGGACGGTGCTCTATCACTCGACCAACGCCCGGGGCGCGGACATTCCGGTCAGTGGCACGGTGCTGCTGCCACCCGGTGCCGCGCCCAGGGGCGGTTGGCCGGTGGTGTCCTGGGCACACGGAACGACCGGCGTGGCCGACGCCTGCGCTCCCTCCCAATCAGCGAATCTGGGCGCGGACGCCTTCGCTCAGGAGCTTCGCGCGTTCCTTCGCGCCGGCTACGCGGTCGCTGCCTCGGACTACCCCGGGCTGGGCACCCCTGCGGTGCACACCTACCTGGTCGGCGCGGACGAGGGCAACGCCGTCGCCGACATCGTCACCGCGGCCGGCCGGCTCGTGCCCGGCCTGTCGCCGGTGTGGTTCGCGGTGGGGCACTCACAGGGGGGCCAGGCCGCGCTGTTCGCCGCCCATGCCCGGCGTCCGACGGCTACGCAGCGCCTCGGCGCGGTGGTCGCCGTCGCGCCGGCCAGCCACCTGGAGGCGATGCTCGCCGGGGTGAAAACCTCTCACGTGCCCAGCGAACTGTCCTTCGCGTTCTACTCCCTGGCGGGACTGGCCGCCATCGACCCCTCGGTGAATCTGCGTTCGCTGTTGGGTCCCGCGGCCGCAGCGACCGCCTCCCACGTCCTCGCCGACTGCGTGACGGACAGCGATCCCGTGCTCAACGGCCTGGCCACCGAGCGGATGCTGCCGCTGAGCGCGGAGCAGATGCGGCAGATGGGCGAGCGGATGGGCGCCTACGGCGACCCGGACCGCTCCGCCGTGCCCGTCCCCGCGCTGGTCATCCAGGGCAGGGCCGACCAGGACGTGCCGCCGGCCTGGACCGACGCGGTCGTTGCACACCTTCGTCGCCTGGGCTCGTCCGCCGTCCTCTACCGCACCTACCCTGGTGCGGGCCACAACCAGGTCCTCGGCCAGTCCGTCTGCGACGTCCTGGCCTACCTCCATGCCCACGGCGGGGCCCGGTCCGACGCATGCACCACCTCGCGTACCGCCGCGAGATGA
- a CDS encoding spermidine synthase, translating into MRPTETRQTDRWVRWRLLLASATMLFVELALIRWAGANVVHLSYFSNFILLGSFLGIGIGFLIPAARGQWLARWAPVPLALLVVLVREFPVQVRQSSGQIIYFTAVKTTGFPEWVTLPAIFLLTAAIMAAIGKIAADLFRRLPSLDAYRYDLLGSIIGSVAFALVSWLRAPSVVWGVLAAAALLILGGRRNTLRYGVPLTAMVAALFVETATAGISWSPYYKVQLTPVPSTAGGYRISANGVPHQSIAPLPVLMRKNSPYRQPYDRTPGNPHKRVLVIGAGNGNDVAVALAHGAQHVDAVEIDPRLQQIGAQLHPAKPYDDPRVHVHINDGRAFLERTNAKYDLVVLALPDSLTLVAGASNLRLESYLFTRQAFEAARDHLAPNGAFAMYNYYRTSWLVDRFAGSLDDIYGHAPCMTTFGKNAAVLVAGMTTADQSCERTWQPSGAVPAAASDDHPFPYLLHRTIPTLYLGALGAILLVTLLAVRLTGVRIRSTVRYTDMFLMGAAFMLLETKNVIGFALYFGTTWLVNALVFIGVLLAVLAAVEVRRRLRRVNQPALQLLLFGTLAVAWLVPAHAVLALPFAGRLAAAIALAFAPIFCANLIFSDRLALAADPTSAFGANLLGALTGGALEYLALVTGYQALLLVVALLYLGACLAMRIAGRGPGAQSPPVPDETVAVNSR; encoded by the coding sequence GTGAGGCCGACCGAAACCAGACAAACCGACCGCTGGGTGCGCTGGCGGCTTCTGCTGGCCAGCGCCACCATGCTCTTCGTCGAGCTGGCGCTGATCAGATGGGCGGGCGCCAACGTCGTCCACCTCAGCTACTTTTCGAACTTCATCCTGCTGGGGTCGTTCCTGGGCATCGGCATCGGGTTCCTGATCCCCGCCGCGCGCGGGCAGTGGCTCGCACGCTGGGCACCGGTTCCGCTCGCGCTTCTCGTCGTTCTGGTACGCGAATTTCCGGTGCAGGTGCGTCAGAGCAGCGGCCAGATCATCTACTTCACCGCCGTGAAGACCACCGGCTTCCCCGAGTGGGTGACGCTGCCGGCCATCTTCCTGCTCACCGCGGCGATCATGGCTGCGATCGGCAAGATCGCCGCCGATCTCTTCCGCCGGCTTCCCTCGCTCGACGCCTACCGTTACGACCTGCTCGGCAGCATCATCGGCTCGGTGGCCTTCGCCCTGGTGTCCTGGCTCCGCGCTCCCTCGGTCGTATGGGGCGTACTCGCCGCCGCGGCCCTGCTGATCCTCGGCGGACGGCGCAACACCCTGCGGTACGGCGTCCCGCTCACGGCGATGGTCGCCGCGCTGTTCGTGGAGACGGCGACAGCCGGCATCTCCTGGTCGCCCTACTACAAGGTCCAGCTCACGCCCGTGCCGTCCACCGCCGGGGGATACCGCATCTCCGCCAACGGTGTCCCGCACCAGAGCATCGCGCCGCTCCCGGTGCTGATGCGCAAGAACTCGCCCTATCGGCAGCCGTACGACCGCACGCCCGGCAACCCGCACAAGCGCGTGCTGGTCATCGGGGCCGGCAACGGCAATGACGTCGCGGTCGCCCTGGCACACGGAGCGCAGCATGTGGACGCGGTCGAGATCGATCCCCGGTTGCAGCAGATCGGCGCACAGCTGCACCCGGCGAAGCCGTACGACGACCCCCGGGTGCACGTCCACATCAATGACGGACGGGCTTTCCTGGAGCGGACGAACGCCAAATACGACCTCGTCGTCCTGGCGCTGCCGGACTCGCTGACGCTGGTGGCCGGGGCGAGCAATCTGCGCCTGGAGAGCTACCTGTTCACCCGGCAGGCGTTCGAGGCCGCGCGCGATCATCTGGCGCCGAACGGCGCGTTCGCCATGTACAACTACTACCGGACGAGCTGGCTGGTCGACCGCTTCGCCGGCTCCCTCGATGACATCTACGGCCATGCCCCCTGCATGACGACGTTCGGCAAGAACGCGGCCGTGCTGGTGGCCGGGATGACGACCGCCGACCAGTCGTGCGAGCGGACCTGGCAGCCCAGCGGCGCGGTCCCGGCGGCCGCGAGCGACGACCACCCGTTCCCGTATCTGCTGCACCGGACCATTCCCACGCTCTACCTGGGCGCGCTGGGCGCGATCCTGCTGGTGACGCTCCTTGCGGTGCGCCTGACCGGAGTCCGGATCCGAAGCACGGTCCGCTACACCGACATGTTCCTGATGGGCGCGGCCTTCATGCTGCTCGAAACGAAGAACGTGATCGGCTTCGCGCTCTACTTCGGTACGACCTGGCTGGTCAACGCCCTGGTCTTCATCGGTGTCCTGCTCGCCGTCCTCGCGGCGGTCGAGGTCCGGCGCCGGCTGCGGCGGGTCAACCAGCCGGCGCTGCAGCTCCTGCTCTTCGGCACCCTCGCGGTGGCGTGGCTCGTCCCGGCGCACGCGGTGCTCGCGCTGCCCTTCGCCGGACGGCTCGCCGCCGCCATCGCCCTGGCCTTCGCCCCCATCTTCTGCGCCAACCTCATCTTCTCGGACCGCCTCGCGCTCGCCGCGGATCCGACATCCGCGTTCGGCGCGAATCTGCTGGGCGCGCTGACCGGGGGCGCGCTCGAATATCTGGCGCTGGTGACGGGCTATCAGGCGCTGCTGCTGGTCGTCGCCCTGCTGTACCTGGGAGCGTGCCTCGCCATGCGCATCGCAGGGCGCGGGCCGGGCGCGCAGTCGCCCCCGGTGCCCGACGAGACGGTGGCCGTCAACAGCCGGTAG
- the prcB gene encoding proteasome subunit beta — MPGNGTAGLPDEAFFTPGTSSFTEFLAAHRPEMLPTAPPLPAGVRTAPHSFPHGTTVLALTYGDGVLIAGDRRATMGNLIAQRDLEKVHPADDHTAVAFAGTVGLAVDMVRLYQVELTHFEKIEGTPMTLAGKATRLATMIRQNLAQAMQGLAVVPLLAGYDLTASEGRRGRIFGFDPAGGLYEKYDFYAEGSGSPYARGALKKLYRPGLTRREAVLAALQALYDAADDDSATGGPDLNRRIFPVVALITEDGFERLSVPETEELSREMILRRGDRPDGPHATP, encoded by the coding sequence ATGCCGGGAAACGGGACAGCGGGGCTGCCGGACGAGGCGTTCTTCACGCCGGGGACGTCGTCCTTCACCGAGTTCCTCGCCGCGCACCGACCGGAGATGCTGCCCACCGCGCCCCCGCTGCCCGCCGGGGTGCGGACGGCACCGCACAGCTTCCCGCACGGCACCACCGTCCTCGCCCTGACCTACGGCGACGGCGTCCTGATCGCCGGCGACCGCAGGGCCACCATGGGCAACCTCATCGCCCAGCGCGACCTGGAGAAGGTGCACCCCGCCGACGACCACACGGCCGTCGCCTTCGCCGGCACCGTCGGTCTCGCCGTGGACATGGTGCGCCTGTACCAGGTCGAGCTGACGCACTTCGAGAAGATCGAGGGCACCCCGATGACCCTGGCCGGCAAGGCCACCCGGCTCGCGACCATGATCCGGCAGAACCTCGCCCAGGCCATGCAGGGCCTCGCCGTCGTCCCGCTGCTCGCCGGGTACGACCTCACCGCATCCGAGGGCCGCCGCGGCCGCATCTTCGGCTTCGACCCGGCCGGCGGCCTGTACGAGAAGTACGACTTCTACGCCGAGGGCTCCGGCTCCCCGTACGCCCGCGGCGCCCTGAAGAAGCTGTACCGGCCGGGCCTGACCCGCCGCGAGGCCGTCCTCGCCGCGCTGCAGGCGCTGTACGACGCGGCCGACGACGACTCGGCGACCGGCGGTCCCGACCTGAACCGCCGTATCTTCCCCGTCGTGGCGTTGATCACCGAGGACGGGTTCGAGCGGCTCTCGGTGCCGGAGACCGAGGAGCTGAGCCGGGAGATGATCCTGCGCCGCGGTGACCGCCCGGACGGACCGCACGCCACGCCCTGA
- a CDS encoding CBS domain-containing protein — MTAQHSTVSEVMTRDVVTVRPDTPFKEITSVLSTHGLSAVPVADTHGAPMGLVSETDLLRKQVEQPDKYGDQATPGWPHEKAKARAENAAGLMTTPVVTAHADWPVAQAARTMDRNRVRRLLVVDETDHIIGIVSRSDLLRVFLRPDEEIREEIRDDVLKGMLRLGGMEVQVQVHEGVVTLRGEVENRSTAQIAEPLAKGVDGVVSVRPMIDYTVDDTAS, encoded by the coding sequence ATGACCGCCCAGCACAGCACCGTCAGCGAAGTGATGACACGCGATGTCGTGACCGTCCGCCCTGACACCCCGTTCAAAGAGATCACCTCCGTTCTGTCCACCCACGGCCTCAGCGCCGTCCCCGTGGCCGACACGCATGGTGCGCCCATGGGGCTGGTATCCGAAACCGACCTGCTCCGCAAGCAGGTCGAACAGCCCGACAAGTACGGTGACCAGGCAACACCCGGGTGGCCGCACGAGAAGGCCAAGGCACGCGCGGAGAACGCCGCCGGCCTCATGACCACCCCCGTGGTCACCGCGCACGCCGACTGGCCAGTCGCCCAGGCAGCCCGGACGATGGACCGCAACCGAGTCAGGCGGCTGCTGGTCGTGGACGAGACCGACCACATCATCGGCATCGTCAGCCGCTCGGACCTGCTCCGCGTCTTCCTGCGCCCCGACGAGGAGATACGCGAGGAGATACGCGACGATGTGCTGAAAGGGATGCTGCGGCTGGGCGGGATGGAGGTGCAGGTCCAGGTTCACGAAGGTGTCGTCACCCTGCGCGGCGAGGTCGAGAACCGCAGCACCGCCCAAATCGCCGAACCGCTCGCCAAGGGCGTGGACGGCGTGGTCAGCGTCCGGCCGATGATCGACTACACCGTCGACGACACGGCATCCTGA
- a CDS encoding lysylphosphatidylglycerol synthase domain-containing protein gives MTSPGTELVAPDDAAIPVRRRAHWHAGVLLAVLLGGLYLARRHWPALESGAGRLAGADQGWMLVGATAALGTWAASALAQQGAVLRRLPGPRLVAAQFAASAANHLLPAGLGAGAVNLRFLMRCGLPAGRSASALAVKATAGAVVRLTLIALLAPFCPGLLRLPDLSATALLGALGAAALLGVLFATPLWPRCRPALAAVLADIRALHASPARAAALWGGSLAFAALHSTVLVAVTRAVGLPLPPLQVALLYLAASSAAALLPTPGGLGSLDAALALALTVSGAPGAAAASAVLGYRLLTVWLPLLPGLLVLGVLVRRKAL, from the coding sequence ATGACGTCCCCGGGCACGGAACTCGTCGCGCCGGACGATGCCGCGATCCCCGTCCGGCGCCGCGCGCACTGGCACGCCGGTGTGCTGCTCGCCGTTCTGCTCGGCGGGCTGTACCTGGCCCGGCGGCACTGGCCCGCGCTGGAGAGCGGGGCCGGGCGGCTGGCGGGGGCCGATCAGGGGTGGATGCTGGTCGGGGCGACCGCGGCACTCGGCACCTGGGCGGCCTCGGCGCTGGCCCAGCAGGGCGCGGTCCTACGGCGGCTCCCCGGACCCCGGCTGGTCGCCGCCCAGTTCGCCGCCTCCGCCGCCAACCACCTGCTCCCCGCCGGGCTCGGCGCGGGCGCGGTCAACCTGCGCTTCCTGATGCGCTGCGGACTGCCCGCGGGGCGCAGCGCCAGCGCCCTCGCCGTCAAGGCCACCGCCGGCGCCGTCGTCCGCCTGACGCTGATCGCGCTCCTCGCCCCCTTCTGCCCGGGCCTGCTGCGCCTGCCGGACCTCTCCGCGACCGCCCTCCTCGGTGCCCTCGGCGCCGCCGCCCTCCTGGGCGTGCTGTTCGCGACCCCACTGTGGCCGCGCTGCCGCCCCGCCCTCGCCGCCGTACTCGCCGACATCCGCGCACTGCACGCCAGTCCGGCCCGCGCGGCGGCCCTGTGGGGCGGCTCCCTCGCCTTCGCCGCCCTCCACTCCACGGTCCTCGTCGCGGTCACCCGGGCCGTCGGACTGCCGCTGCCCCCGCTCCAGGTGGCCCTGCTGTACCTCGCCGCCAGCAGCGCCGCCGCCCTGCTGCCCACCCCGGGCGGACTCGGCTCCCTGGACGCGGCGCTCGCGCTCGCCCTCACCGTCTCCGGCGCCCCCGGCGCGGCCGCCGCCTCCGCCGTGCTCGGTTACCGGCTGCTGACGGTGTGGCTGCCCCTGCTGCCGGGGCTGCTCGTGCTCGGGGTGCTGGTGCGGCGCAAGGCCCTCTGA
- a CDS encoding AAA family ATPase — protein sequence MSPSDVSRPVKPKTVFDRDAEWDALAAFACDTRPGAGLGVVSGRLRQGKTHLLKALSSALGGFYFGAQSATQAESLRRLGDEMARYTVTSPPSHWHGWEDAIDALLALGDRRPVPIIVDEFPDLVRQSPPLPSAIHSAYQRLRDTGRDNRARLLLSGSTLPVMRRLFGAASPLRELTNLELTLGPLDYRQAARFWNIDDPGLALLVHAVVGGTPAYRRYIGAHVPGELDDFDAWVCGTVLCPQTPLFLEAHHLLQEETDHWDRALCHSALAAIASGCSTQGEVAEHLGAPLTDVVRCLTLLRDNGLLHGGPDAFRPNLIGLRITEPLLAFEHAAIWPYRSASELEQQDAAEVWQRVRPVFDSAVAGPHFAQICRDWVMDFADPAVFGARPATAAHGSLPDPARDGGGPDAHVEVAVRGPADTRSGALLSVGMARWDEVMDLHHLEHLRHLLDLLAARGEDVTHTRPACYSGAGFTSGLREAEANGHVLLVDLDRLYRGR from the coding sequence GTGTCGCCGTCCGACGTCTCTCGTCCCGTGAAGCCGAAGACGGTGTTCGACCGCGACGCCGAGTGGGACGCGCTCGCCGCGTTCGCCTGTGACACCCGGCCCGGGGCCGGCCTCGGTGTGGTGTCGGGACGGCTGCGGCAGGGAAAGACGCACCTTCTGAAGGCACTCAGCTCAGCCCTGGGCGGCTTCTACTTCGGGGCGCAGTCGGCGACTCAGGCCGAGTCCCTGCGCCGACTCGGAGACGAAATGGCCCGGTACACGGTCACATCGCCGCCGAGCCACTGGCATGGCTGGGAGGACGCCATCGACGCGCTGCTCGCGCTGGGAGACCGGCGGCCTGTCCCGATCATCGTCGACGAGTTCCCTGACCTCGTCCGGCAGAGTCCCCCGCTGCCCTCCGCCATCCACAGCGCCTACCAGCGGCTGCGCGACACGGGCCGGGACAACCGTGCCCGCCTGCTGCTGAGCGGCAGCACCCTGCCGGTGATGCGCCGACTGTTCGGCGCTGCCTCACCACTGCGCGAGCTGACCAACCTGGAACTCACCCTTGGTCCGCTGGACTACCGACAGGCCGCGCGGTTCTGGAACATCGACGACCCCGGCCTCGCCCTGCTGGTCCATGCCGTCGTCGGCGGAACCCCTGCCTACCGGCGCTACATCGGAGCGCACGTCCCCGGCGAGCTGGACGACTTCGACGCATGGGTGTGCGGAACGGTGCTGTGCCCCCAGACTCCCCTGTTTCTGGAGGCACATCACCTGCTGCAGGAGGAGACCGACCACTGGGACCGCGCGCTGTGCCACTCCGCGCTCGCCGCCATCGCCTCGGGCTGCTCGACACAGGGCGAGGTCGCGGAGCACCTCGGCGCTCCGCTCACCGACGTTGTCCGCTGTCTGACGCTCCTGCGGGACAACGGTCTGCTGCACGGCGGGCCCGACGCCTTCCGCCCGAACCTGATCGGGCTGCGCATCACCGAGCCGCTGCTGGCCTTCGAACACGCGGCCATCTGGCCTTACCGCTCGGCCTCGGAGCTGGAGCAGCAGGACGCCGCCGAGGTCTGGCAGCGCGTACGTCCCGTCTTCGACTCCGCGGTCGCCGGCCCCCATTTCGCCCAGATCTGCCGGGACTGGGTCATGGACTTCGCCGATCCTGCCGTCTTCGGCGCGCGCCCCGCGACGGCAGCCCATGGCTCGCTTCCCGACCCGGCGCGCGATGGTGGTGGCCCCGACGCACACGTGGAGGTGGCCGTACGCGGCCCGGCCGACACCCGTTCCGGAGCTCTGCTGTCGGTGGGAATGGCACGCTGGGACGAGGTCATGGACCTGCACCACCTGGAACATCTACGGCACCTCCTCGACCTGCTCGCCGCCCGCGGTGAGGACGTCACCCACACCCGACCCGCCTGCTACAGCGGCGCCGGTTTCACCTCCGGGCTCCGCGAGGCCGAAGCCAACGGACATGTGCTCCTCGTCGACCTCGACCGGCTGTACCGGGGGCGGTAG
- a CDS encoding COG4705 family protein: MTSETSAATVAGTTAPGRVRWNKVPEVTVYFWVIKVLCTTVGETAADLLNEKAGLGLTGVSLLMSGLLAVVLVVQFRTKAYRAGVYWLAVALISVVGTLVSDNLTDNMGVALETTTTVFAIALVIVFALWYRTERTLSIHHIDTTRREAFYWLAVLFTFALGTSAGDLVAEKMDLGYWVSAVLFAAAIAAVALARFALGLGAVTSFWIAYILTRPLGASVGDYLSQPTGDGGLGLGTVVTSALFLAVILALVVFLIVTRKDVTEERAQQQTA, from the coding sequence ATGACATCAGAGACCTCTGCGGCCACGGTGGCCGGCACCACCGCGCCGGGCCGTGTGCGCTGGAACAAGGTGCCCGAAGTCACCGTCTACTTCTGGGTGATCAAGGTGCTGTGCACCACGGTCGGCGAGACCGCCGCCGACCTGCTGAACGAGAAGGCCGGCCTCGGGCTGACCGGAGTCTCGCTGCTGATGAGCGGCCTGCTCGCGGTGGTGCTCGTGGTGCAGTTCCGCACCAAGGCCTACCGCGCCGGGGTGTACTGGCTCGCCGTCGCCCTGATCAGCGTCGTCGGCACCCTGGTCAGCGACAACCTCACCGACAACATGGGCGTGGCGCTGGAGACCACCACGACCGTCTTCGCGATCGCCCTGGTGATCGTCTTCGCCCTCTGGTACCGCACCGAGCGCACCCTGTCGATCCACCACATCGACACCACCCGCCGCGAGGCCTTCTACTGGCTCGCCGTCCTGTTCACCTTCGCGCTCGGCACCTCGGCCGGTGACCTGGTCGCGGAGAAGATGGACCTCGGCTACTGGGTGTCCGCCGTGCTGTTCGCCGCCGCCATCGCCGCGGTCGCCCTCGCCCGCTTCGCGCTCGGCCTGGGCGCCGTGACGAGCTTCTGGATCGCGTACATCCTCACCCGGCCGCTCGGCGCCTCCGTCGGCGACTACCTCTCCCAGCCCACCGGCGACGGCGGCCTGGGCCTGGGCACCGTGGTGACCAGCGCGCTGTTCCTCGCCGTCATCCTCGCCCTGGTCGTCTTCCTGATCGTGACCCGCAAGGACGTCACCGAGGAACGGGCTCAGCAGCAGACCGCCTGA